Proteins encoded by one window of Rhodamnia argentea isolate NSW1041297 chromosome 6, ASM2092103v1, whole genome shotgun sequence:
- the LOC115743581 gene encoding protein SAR DEFICIENT 1-like translates to MAAKRFLSESGLDSDPPSEKRMRTRPSFASVIGEVVMVNSLQHFCSGLEPMLRRVVNEEVERSLARCSRTLTRVPSLRMQALEPSSLELRFSKSLNLPIFTGSKIMDVDGSQLQIILVDTRGDQAVLTSLPSLIKVEIVVLDGDFPPGDRTNWTSEEFERNIVRERQGKRPLLAGELSVTMRNNGMASIGEIELTDNSSWIRSRKFRLGARVSPGSYQGVRIHEAMTEAFTVKDHRGELYKKHYPPQLGDEVWRLEKIGKEGAFHKKLGDAGINTVQDFLKLSVVDPSKLRKILGPGMSEKIWDATIKHARTCEKGNKHYIFQGPTFTITLNPICQVERAVVNGQIHTHKDLSNNIIRPYIESLVREAYSHWSTLEEIDGLVFPETAQLTLGEMEDPCPTHYHLADKAFGEYLPSNHAQVGASNDWQITSAFGTAPFEHSIRYHSIQETSSSSDGNGLAPPRSFMDGR, encoded by the exons ATGGCTGCAAAAAGGTTCCTTAGTGAATCCGGTTTGGACTCCGACCCGCCCTCCGAAAAACGGATGCGAACTCGACCTTCCTTCGCTTC TGTAATTGGAGAAGTGGTGATGGTGAACTCTTTGCAGCACTTCTGCTCGGGCTTGGAGCCGATGCTTCGTCGAGTG GTGAATGAAGAGGTGGAGCGCAGCCTTGCACGGTGCTCACGCACGCTCACGCGAGTCCCCTCGCTCCGAATGCAAGCCCTAGAACCTTCTAGCCTTGAGTTAAGGTTTAGCAAAAGTCTCAATCTGCCCATTTTTACCGGAAGCAAGATCATGGATGTGGACGGTTCTCAGCTCCAGATCATCCTCGTTGACACAAGAGGCGATCAAGCAGTACTCACTTCTCTTCCTAGCCTGATCAAGGTCGAGATCGTGGTCCTCGACGGCGATTTTCCTCCAGGAGACCGCACTAATTGGACGAGCGAGGAATTTGAACGAAACATTGTTAGGGAGAGGCAAGGGAAAAGGCCTTTGCTCGCTGGAGAGTTGAGCGTGACCATGAGGAACAATGGGATGGCTTCCATTGGGGAAATTGAGCTGACCGATAATTCCAGCTGGATCAGGAGTAGGAAGTTCAGGCTTGGTGCTAGGGTTTCTCCAGGGAGTTACCAAGGCGTTAGGATACACGAGGCCATGACCGAGGCATTCACCGTCAAAGATCACCGAGGAGAAT TGTACAAGAAGCATTATCCTCCACAATTAGGGGACGAAGTGTGGCGTCTagagaaaattggaaaagagGGAGCATTTCACAAGAAACTTGGTGACGCAGGGATTAACACGGTCCAAGATTTCTTGAAGCTGTCTGTTGTGGACCCAAGTAAGCTAAGAAAG ATATTGGGACCAGGAATGTCCGAGAAGATCTGGGATGCAACCATAAAACATGCAAGGACCTGTGAGAAGGGGAACAAGCACTACATCTTCCAGGGGCCCACCTTCACCATTACCTTGAATCCAATCTGTCAAGTTGAAAGAGCTGTGGTTAATGGGCAAATCCATACCCACAAGGACCTCTCAAACAACATTATCAGG CCCTATATTGAGAGTTTGGTCAGAGAAGCTTACTCCCATTGGAGCACATTGGAAGAGATTGACGGTCTTGTCTTCCCTGAAACAGCTCAACTGACACTAG GTGAGATGGAGGATCCCTGCCCCACACACTATCACCTGGCAGATAAAGCTTTTGGGGAGTATTTGCCAAGCAATCATGCCCAAGTTGGGGCCAGTAATGATTGGCAGATAACCTCAGCATTTGGGACTGCCCCTTTTGAGCATTCGATCAGGTACCACAGCATCCAGGAGACATCATCGTCATCCGACGGGAACGGTCTTGC